A region of the Vigna unguiculata cultivar IT97K-499-35 chromosome 9, ASM411807v1, whole genome shotgun sequence genome:
TATAACATTTGTTTTTTCTCATCTCTTCTTGTTCTTTTTCACCCCATTTCTATCCTAAGAATGGAAAGGTTATTATTAGTTGTATTTATAGTTATTTATCTACAAAATGTGTGAAAAGGCAACCGCTCTCAAACTtggttttattaaatataatcagTTCAGAAACTTCTAATTGTAATACTTTTGATCATTTATTCTTTTGacagcatatatatatatatatatatatatatatatatatatatatatatatatatatatatatatatatatatatatatattttccacTGAGATTAAATTGACACAACAAGGCACGGTGGAACGAACTAATGAGGAAGGGAAACGGCGTTATAGAGGAAAGTGTGTCTTCGTACGTAATAGTTTTTTCATAACAATATTGAACTTCAAATTTCCTAACGATCAATAACTGCCACTCGCAACTCTTAGTCCCTATATAATTCCCATGCATTCTACCAATATACTGTCTTTTAACACTTTTCATCGTTGTCTCAGTCACCAACAAATTGTATCGGAAGTTAATATTTCCGGTGGCGGCGCTGTCTTTGGCGTCGCCGCTGCACACATCTCCATTTTCCTCACCCGTGATTAAGTGTTTTTTGTGCCTCCAATGCATCCATGGATAGCAATTGGGATAACTCCACCGACTCATTTCACAATCCACTCATCTATAACTATATCGAACCAGATCCCGCACTGGTCTATATAGTCAATGACCAACCCAACTTGGTGCCCCGACAACGAAATGTTCCTGTTGCTGTTGAACATGGCAGTTGGTCGACGAGGAAGCGTAAAATTCCTTTCACGGATCCAATGATTGAAGATCATCATCCCGTGTATGGCGATAATACTTTTCCCAACGGACAAAATGTGAGTGCAGACGTAAATTTAAACGAACTTCGATTTTGTCCTCCTGTACCAAAACCAATGTTCTGCACTTGCTGTCAAGTTCTTAGACAATTGATTTACACCAACGGTAATTAAGTTGTGATTAATCTCACGTTCCGGGTTTAATTCTTTCCTTTATCCatgttctttaaatttaaaacatatctCGCAGGTTCTGATTGTGAGACGTTCGAGATTCATGGAGAGATCGGGGTGATTAACCATGCAATAGTCCACTGCCAGAATTTCACACAGGATGGCCTTTCATGCGACGCTTATCGCAGGATTGAGTACGTTCTAAAACCTTAAAAAACAAAGCTTCATTGTTATTTTATGTTCTAGTGTATGTATGCTTCGCAATATTCAACACTCTTCTCTGAATTTATTAAACaccatttaaatttatcatatatcagTTTCTCCCACAATAGCACAGCAGAGATTAAGAGTTACCTGGTAGAATACTGCGCACAGAAGAATAAATTAGGATACATTGCTCTACAAGATCCGTTGTCTACTTATTACGAAGCCCTCTGCACTGGTCTGGAAACGGTTGGCGTTTTCATAGACGAAGACGAAAACACAATCCCACGTTGGTCATTGTCCCTTTTGGTTGTCACTTTTTCTCTTCAACCAGTTATGTCGTTCCACAAATGCTGAGTTTTTAGTCGT
Encoded here:
- the LOC114163720 gene encoding uncharacterized protein LOC114163720, whose protein sequence is MDSNWDNSTDSFHNPLIYNYIEPDPALVYIVNDQPNLVPRQRNVPVAVEHGSWSTRKRKIPFTDPMIEDHHPVYGDNTFPNGQNVSADVNLNELRFCPPVPKPMFCTCCQVLRQLIYTNGSDCETFEIHGEIGVINHAIVHCQNFTQDGLSCDAYRRIDFSHNSTAEIKSYLVEYCAQKNKLGYIALQDPLSTYYEALCTGLETVGVFIDEDENTIPQNEAEPELEPEPEPEPEPKPESKRASSAFKPNRQFQIKRIKTMTLNDLRGVFHLTIKDAAAEIGVSVSVIKTICRRERISYWPQRKVTSLAKRVEVLKKSLDSPDPVVRKTTREDIQTFQRLIIECCGGVTPTGIQLLQFQEQ